The DNA segment CTGCTTTTCTCCGTGGCGAGACGTGTGGTTGAAACCGACCACATAATGCGTTCGGACAAATGGACAGGATGGGGACCGCTTCAATTCATCGGTGGCGACATCAAGGGCAAGACTCTCGGTATTGTCGGAGCAGGACGCATAGGAACTGAAATGGCTCTCATGTCCAGAGGGTTTGATATGCCGGTTCTCTACACCAGTTCCTCGGGCCGGACAAACGGTGCTCTCGAGGCAGAGCTGAACGCTGAGTTGGTCTCCTTTGAAGAACTCCTGAAACGGTCTGATTTCATTTCACTCCATGCCCCGTTGACTCCAACCACCAAACATATGTTCGATGAATCAGCATTCTCGCTCATGAAAAAAACAGCTTACCTCATCAATACAGCTCGTGGACCAGTCATCAACGAAGCTGATCTGGTTCAAGCTCTTCAGTCAGGTGAAATCGCAGGTGCTGGCTTGGATGTATACGAAAATGAACCAGCCATGGCTCCAGGACTGGCAGAACTTGATAATGTCGTCATCCTGCCTCATATAGGATCAGCCACAAAATCGTCTCGAACCAATATGGCGACCATGGCCGCACGAAATATTATTGCCATGCTCAAGGGAGAAACGCCGGAAACCTGTCTCAACCCCGAGATATTCACCTAATAAGGCTGAGAACTTTCCCCAAAGAAAATTCCACAACGCCCAAATAATACGGCCTGCAAGCAGATGAAATTCCGCCCGCAGGCCGCCTTTTAATCGTAGGACTCATCATGACTTCATACATCGAAAAACAGGCTCACCTCCACCATATCGTCGAGCGAACCATCAATGCGGTGTCGCCAGACCCGGCAATTCGTTCCGCCCTGAAACTTGATGGAGATGTCTTGACCGTTGCTGAGAGAGAGTACGACCTGAACCAGTTCGAGCGCATTTTTGTACTGGGTGCTGGCAAGGCTTCCGCCGCCATGGCCGAAACTCTAGAAAAAATTCTGGGAAACCGTCTTCATGGTGGTATCATGGCAACCAAATACAACCATGGTCTCAAGCTCAGAAAAACACGAGTGCTTGAATCAAACCATCCAGTTCCAGACCTGGCAGGAGAACGTGCGGCCAAGGAATTGATCAGCCTTGCCAAAGGGATATCAGAAAA comes from the Pseudodesulfovibrio piezophilus C1TLV30 genome and includes:
- a CDS encoding 2-hydroxyacid dehydrogenase; the encoded protein is MAKFKVFITRRIPQEGIDLLETVADVEINPEDAPLPRPLLLEKAAECDAMIGVLTDRINGEFFDAAKNLKGYANYAVGYDNIDVNEATRRQIPVSNTPGVLTTATAECAWALLFSVARRVVETDHIMRSDKWTGWGPLQFIGGDIKGKTLGIVGAGRIGTEMALMSRGFDMPVLYTSSSGRTNGALEAELNAELVSFEELLKRSDFISLHAPLTPTTKHMFDESAFSLMKKTAYLINTARGPVINEADLVQALQSGEIAGAGLDVYENEPAMAPGLAELDNVVILPHIGSATKSSRTNMATMAARNIIAMLKGETPETCLNPEIFT